A genomic region of Lachnoclostridium edouardi contains the following coding sequences:
- a CDS encoding RNA polymerase factor sigma-54 has product MSAEQIKDVIRALVEQEDKKKPYSNSKLTELLKDRGIRISRRAVAKYRDELWIKSSVDRRERYCQCAGHVIPCTLT; this is encoded by the coding sequence ATGTCCGCAGAGCAGATTAAGGATGTTATCCGCGCCCTTGTAGAACAGGAGGATAAGAAGAAACCATACAGCAATTCAAAACTGACGGAATTGTTAAAAGACAGAGGGATTCGCATTTCCAGACGGGCAGTGGCAAAATACAGAGACGAGCTATGGATTAAGAGCAGCGTGGACCGGAGGGAAAGATATTGTCAATGTGCGGGGCATGTTATTCCTTGTACACTGACGTGA